AGGCCACGATCAGTGGCGCGCGGAGCTGCTTCAAGGGCGGCAAGCACACGAAACAACGCTACATGGAGCTGCTGGCCCTGCTCTACGACGTCTTGCAGAAGGCACGCAAAGAAGGCCTGTTGTCCATCGAGAAGGACGTCGAGGACCCCGGGAGCTCGCCGCTGTTCCAGAAGTACCCGGCGGTCGGCAACGACCACCACGTCACCGAGTTCATCACCGACTACCTGCGCATGATGGTGTCGGGCAACCTCAACGCCCACGAGATCGAGTCGCTGATGGACAGCGAGATCGAGACCCACCACCACGAGGCTCACGCTCCGGTGGCGGCGATCCAGCGCGTGGCCGGCGCACTGCCGGCCTTCGGGATCGTGGCCGCGGTGCTGGGCGTGATCAAGACCATGGGCAGCGTCGGCCAGCCGCCGGCGGTGCTGGGCGCGATGATCGGCTCCGCCCTCGTCGGCACCTTCCTGGGCATCCTGTTGGCGTACGCCTTTGCCGAGCCTCTGGCGGGCCTGCTGGAGCAGAAGGTCGAGGAAAGCGGCAAGGAGCTGCAGTGCATCAAGACCACCTTGCTGGCCAGCATGCAGGGATACGCGCCGCAGGTCGCCATCGAGTTCGGCCGCAAGGTGCTGCTGAGCACCGTGCGCCCGACCTTCAGCGAGCTCGAGGCACACGTGAAGGGAAAGAAGTGATGCCACGAGCCGCAGCCGAGGACATGCGCGGATCCGGCTTCGCCGGGCCGCTGCATGAGCCCCCTCGGGGGGTGGCGAGGACCGCGGCGCAGCCGCGACCGCAGCCTGGGGGCCCATGACCATGGCAGGCGACGCCAAGAAGCTGCAGCCCATCATCATCAAGCGCGTCAAGAAGGGCGGTCATGCCGCCCATGGCGGCGCGTGGAAGATCGCCTACGCCGACTTCGTGACGGCCATGATGGCCTTCTTCCTCCTGATGTGGCTGCTGGGCAGCACGACGGAGGGCGACAAGAAGGGCATTGCCGACTACTTCTCGAGCCCATTGAAGCTGGCACTGCTGGCCAGCGGCTCGGGAGCCGGCGACTCCGCCCACGTCGTCAAGGGCGGCGGGCAGGACCTCTCGCGCTCCACCGGCCAGGTCAATCGCGGCGACGTCGACGCACCGAGGGACACCGTCAACCTGCACCAGCTCAAGGCCGAGCAGGCCCGTGCCGAGGCCGTCCGCCTCGAGGACTTGCAGCGCAAGGTCGGGGAGGCGCTGGCGCGTGACCCGGAGCTCAAGGCTCTGGCGGCGCAGATCAGGATGGAGATGACGGCCGACGGGCTGCGCATCCAAATCCTCGACGAGGCCGGCCGCCCGATGTTCACCAGCGGCAGCGCCAGCGTCCAGCCCTACATGCGCAAGCTGCTGCAGGCCCTCGGCGGCCTATTGGCCACGGTGCCCAACAGGCTCACGCTGGAGGGCCATACCGACGCCCAGCCTTTCGTGGGCGGCGATCGTGCTCAGCTGTCCTACGGCAACTGGGAGCTGAGCGCCGACCGCGCCAACGCCTCCCGCCGCGAGCTGTTGTCCGGCGGACTGCCCGACGATCAGGTGCTGCGTGTGCAGGGTCTGGCTGCCAGTCACCCGTTCGACCGCCGCGACCCGCTCTCTCCTGCCAATCGACGCATCAGCATCGTCGTGATGACGCGTGAGGCCGAGGACCGCGTCTTTCGTGGGCCCGAGCCGCCGCAGGCGCTGGACGCGGCCGCGCCTGCCGCGCCTGAGCCGGCCTCAAGTCCGGACGGCCGAGCCCGATAAGTCCCGTAGTCTCCCGTTCACAATTTCCCGGTCAAGGCCCCGCTCATGAACACCACCGACCTGAAGTTCCTCATCGTCGACGACTTCTCCACGATGCGCCGCATCGTCCGCGGGCTGCTCAAGGAAATGGGCTGCAACAACGCCGACGAGGCCGAGGACGGCGCCGTGGCCCTGAACATGCTCAAGGGCGGCAAGTACGACTTCGTGGTCTCCGACATCAACATGCCCAACATGAACGGTTTCGAGCTGCTGAAAGCCGTCAAGGCCGACGATTCTCTGCGCCACATTCCGGTGCTGATGGTCACGGCCGAGGCGCGCAAGGAAGACATCGTGATGGCGGCGCAAAGCGGCGCCGCGGGCTACATCGTCAAGCCCTTCACCAAGGCCACCCTTGAGGAAAAGCTGCAGAAGATCCTGCAGAAGCTGGCCACCCCCGCCTGACCTTGCCCGCATCCGCCCCCCACACACTGGAGCCAAGAACATGAAGATGGACGCCGCAGAGCAGCTCAAGCCCGCCGAGGCGCTGGTGGTCTCGCCCGAGGTCTTCCAACAGATCGGCAGCATCACCCGGCTGCTGCACGACACGATGCAGCAGCTCGGCGTGATGCCCAAACTGCAGATCGCCACCGACGGGCTGCCCGACGCGCGCAGCCGCCTGAGCTACATCGCATCGAAGACCGCGGAGGCCGCCGACAAGGTGCTGAACTCGGTCGACCGGGCCAAGCTCGAACATGCCGCCATCAGCGACGCCACGCGCGAGATGGCCCGGGCGATCGTTGCCGACCCCGTCAAGGCCGTGGCCAGTGGCCAGGTGATGAACTTCGTGCACGACGTCGAGTCGCGCACTGCGGCCATCGACAGCCATCTCACCGACATCATGATGGCCCAGGACTTCCACGACCTGACCGGTCAGGTTGTCGCCAAGGTCGTGGCACTGGCCAACGATCTCGAGGACAGCCTCGTCAAGCTGCTGGTGCAGGTGGTGCCGCCGGATCAGCGCGACAAGGTCGACCCCAGCGTGCTCAACGGCCCGGTGGTCAACCCGGCAGGGCGCACCGACGTTGTCAGTGACCAGAGCGAGGTCGACGACCTGCTGGCGAGTCTCGGGTTCTGAGCCACCGCGCCGCGCAGGCGGTGCCCGCCGCCACACGCCGCACGAGCGGCGTCCAGCCCCCACACGCCGCATAAGCGGCGTCCAGCCCCCACACGCCGCATAAGCGGCGTTTGGCCGGCCCTTATTCGGCTCAAGCCCTGGCGTCGGGCGGGCACCATGCAAGGGCTCCTGCTCCTCAAAGGGCACGGGGCCTTTGCCCATGACTGACGACGACTCCCAGGACCGCAGGCTACCCGCGACACAACGCAGGATCGACAAGGCGCGTCGAGAAGGCCAGGTCGCGCGCTCGCGCGACCTTGGGCATCTCGCTGCCCTGGGATTGGGCATCGCGCTGCTGGCTGCCGCCGGCAGGCTGCTGGCCGAAGCCAGCGGCCGCCTGCTCGAGGCCGGGCTGCGCTTTGACGCTCGCCAACTCGCCCGGCCCGCGGCCATGGTGGAGCACCTGGCTGCCCAGGGCCTGCAGATGATGGTGCTGCTGGCGCCGGTGTTCGTGATCACACTGCTGGCGGCCCTGGCGGCGGGCGTGCTTTCAGGGGGCTGGAACTTCACGCTGAAGGCTCTGGAGCCCACCTGGGACAAGGTCAGTCCCTGGGCGGGATTGAAGCGCCTGGTCTCGCTCATGCAGCTCACCACCACCCTCAAGGCCTGCCTGCTGGCGCTGGTGCTGGGCGCGGTGGGCGCGATCTACCTCGGCCAGCACTGGATGCAGCACGCCGCATTGCTGGCGCTGCCGCTGCCGGCGGCCTTGGTCGAGAGCGGCCGGCTCTTGATGGGCGGCCTGATGCTGATGCTGGTGGTGCTTGTGCTGTTCGCCCTGGTCGACGTGCCGCTGCAGCGCCAACTGCTGCTGCGCAGGCTGCGCATGAGCGTCGAGGAGATGAAGAAGGAATACAAGGAGGTCGAGGGCAACGCGGAAGTCAAGGCCAGGTTGAAGCTCAAGATGCGCGAGCTCGCCAGCCGGCGCATGCTGGGTGCCGTGCCGCGTGCCGACCTCGTGGTGATGAACCCCACGCACTTTGCGGTGGCGCTGAAGTACGACGAGGCCACCATGGGTGCGCCGC
This is a stretch of genomic DNA from Ideonella sp. WA131b. It encodes these proteins:
- a CDS encoding flagellar biosynthesis protein FlhB, encoding MTDDDSQDRRLPATQRRIDKARREGQVARSRDLGHLAALGLGIALLAAAGRLLAEASGRLLEAGLRFDARQLARPAAMVEHLAAQGLQMMVLLAPVFVITLLAALAAGVLSGGWNFTLKALEPTWDKVSPWAGLKRLVSLMQLTTTLKACLLALVLGAVGAIYLGQHWMQHAALLALPLPAALVESGRLLMGGLMLMLVVLVLFALVDVPLQRQLLLRRLRMSVEEMKKEYKEVEGNAEVKARLKLKMRELASRRMLGAVPRADLVVMNPTHFAVALKYDEATMGAPRVVAKGADLLALRIRDMARDARVPVLHAPPLARALYAHCEIDAEVPARLFTAVAQVLAWVYQVRDAHLRPDATGRATTQPAPVPEVPADMDPLNAAADGTRRTEDPPL
- the motA gene encoding flagellar motor stator protein MotA → MFVIIGWVVVLGCVFGVFIAHGGNMGPIMKALPWEMAMIGGATLGAFLVNNQMTVIKATISGARSCFKGGKHTKQRYMELLALLYDVLQKARKEGLLSIEKDVEDPGSSPLFQKYPAVGNDHHVTEFITDYLRMMVSGNLNAHEIESLMDSEIETHHHEAHAPVAAIQRVAGALPAFGIVAAVLGVIKTMGSVGQPPAVLGAMIGSALVGTFLGILLAYAFAEPLAGLLEQKVEESGKELQCIKTTLLASMQGYAPQVAIEFGRKVLLSTVRPTFSELEAHVKGKK
- the cheY gene encoding chemotaxis response regulator CheY; this encodes MNTTDLKFLIVDDFSTMRRIVRGLLKEMGCNNADEAEDGAVALNMLKGGKYDFVVSDINMPNMNGFELLKAVKADDSLRHIPVLMVTAEARKEDIVMAAQSGAAGYIVKPFTKATLEEKLQKILQKLATPA
- the motB gene encoding flagellar motor protein MotB, producing the protein MAGDAKKLQPIIIKRVKKGGHAAHGGAWKIAYADFVTAMMAFFLLMWLLGSTTEGDKKGIADYFSSPLKLALLASGSGAGDSAHVVKGGGQDLSRSTGQVNRGDVDAPRDTVNLHQLKAEQARAEAVRLEDLQRKVGEALARDPELKALAAQIRMEMTADGLRIQILDEAGRPMFTSGSASVQPYMRKLLQALGGLLATVPNRLTLEGHTDAQPFVGGDRAQLSYGNWELSADRANASRRELLSGGLPDDQVLRVQGLAASHPFDRRDPLSPANRRISIVVMTREAEDRVFRGPEPPQALDAAAPAAPEPASSPDGRAR
- a CDS encoding protein phosphatase CheZ, which produces MKMDAAEQLKPAEALVVSPEVFQQIGSITRLLHDTMQQLGVMPKLQIATDGLPDARSRLSYIASKTAEAADKVLNSVDRAKLEHAAISDATREMARAIVADPVKAVASGQVMNFVHDVESRTAAIDSHLTDIMMAQDFHDLTGQVVAKVVALANDLEDSLVKLLVQVVPPDQRDKVDPSVLNGPVVNPAGRTDVVSDQSEVDDLLASLGF